A region of the Fusobacteria bacterium ZRK30 genome:
CGGGTTTAACCGCCAGGAATGTAAGGATGCTCTATCTAAAGGTTTAGAAAAAATAGGGATCTCCATGGATCAGACCGATATTTTTATTACCCATCTTCACAGTGATCATTCTGGTTTAGTATCAGATTTTATAAAAAAAGGAAGAAAAGTCTACTGCAGCAAAAAAGATGCTTTGGATATAAATATTCTCCGGGACTTTAACAGCTGGAAAAATAAATTTATAGGGGCTGAAAAGTTAGGGTTCCCAGAAAATTTAGATGAATATTTTGACAGACATCCCGGGTTTAAGTTTAACAATACCCGTGATGTAGAGTTTTCCTATGTAGAAGATAAAGAGGTAATCCAGATAGGGGAATATTCACTCCAGTGTATATCTACTCCGGGACACACCCAGGGGATAATGTGCCTCTATGAAAAAGATCACAGGTTGCTGTTTTCCGGGGATCATATTTTAGAGAGGATAACTCCTAATATATCGGTATGGTCAATGGAAAGTAATGCTCTTGGTGACTATATGAACAGCTTGGAAAAAATCAAAAAATTAAATGTAGATAAGGTTTTTCCTTCCCATAGAAAGCTCTTTGATCATTGTCATAGAAGAATCGATAAATTAATCGAACATCACCATGAAAGACTTATGGAGATAGAAGAAATTCTGGCTAAAAAAAGTTTACAGTCACCCTATGAGGTAGCTTCTCAAATGAAGTGGGATATTAAATTTACAAACTGGGATGATCTTCCCCATGTTCAAAGGTGGTTTGCTACTGGAGAAGCTATGGCTCACTTAGTTTATCTCTATAATTTAAAAAAGATATCTCTTTCTGACAATAAATATTATGAATTTTCTAATGTTTAATCTTTATTTACTTAAAGGGTTGGAAAAATTATAGAAGCATTAAAAACAGCTTTTTGAAGATTTAGATTAATGGAAAAAAGATTCTTACAGTATCAATAAATATAAAAAAGGAGAAAAATATGAAAATACTATGGTACGACACGGAAACAACAGGATTAACAGAGAACAGTGCGATGTTTCAAATATCAGGAGTGATAGAGGTAGAGGGTGAAGTAAAGGAGGAGTTTGATATCTTCTGTCATCCTCATGAGGGAGCGGATATATCGGAGCAAGCCTTGGAAGTGACAGGGGTGAGTCGTGAAAAATTAGATGGTTTTCAATCTCCTAAAAAAGCCTATGAGGAGTTAATAGAGATTTTTTCAAAATATATCGATAAATTTGACAGAGAGGATAAATTTATCATTGCAGGGCAGAATGTAAAATTTGACATAGATGTACTCAATAGATTTTTTAAAAGAAACAATGATAATTATCTGGGAAGTTTTCTTAACTATAAACAGGTATTTGATACCCTCAGTGTATACACGGCATTGGAGATAGCAGATGTAGTACCTAAATTAGAAAATCATAAGCTGGAAACTATATGCAAAATTATGGGAGTAGAACTGAGTAATGCCCATAACAGTCTGGCCGACATAAAAGCTACTAAAGAGGTGGGAGATAAGTTGCTTCAGGGGCTTAGAAGGATAAAAAAACAGAAGATAAAACTTTAAAATAGGAGTTTATAAAAAAAATCTATCCCTTATGAGGGATAGATAAAGATAATCTATTTAATTGTTGTCAAATGACCTAAGGCAAAGATATTAATTTTTCATAATCGATTGCACTTGCGTAATCTTTTAATTCTTTCTTTGTTATTTCCTGTCCTTGGACTAACACCAAAAATCTATCAGCAACAATGATCTCAATTTTCCCGCTCTTAGTGTCTGGAGTAAATTTTACAATAGCTTTTTGACGGTTAACTCTTTCCAGCCTTCCACCATTAGATGTAGTGAACCTAGGATTGGTAAACATTGCCGTCATACTCTGGATGAGTGGAGAATCGGTGATGATTTGGATAGTAATGGAGCTGGATTTTTTATTGTATTGACGTTTAGTAGTTATAGCGCCACCGAATAAAGATGCATTCATTGGTTGAGAATTAGTATTTGGAGTAGTCCACCCGGTTAAAGGTTTTGGAAGGAAAGGTTCGAGTTTTCCTGCCACCTCTTGCTGAATTAATTGCGAGGCATAGTTGAGACTTTCCACAGAGTTTTTATATTCGCCGTCTTTATAATATTTAGATGCATCCTTCATAGATTCCTCAATATCGTTGGCATATGCAGGGACAGAAAATATCATTAATATGATGAATAGCACATTCATCTTTAGAATTTTGACATTTAAATTTAACATATAAACCTCCTTTTTTTAAGATTAAATTGATTGATAATAACAGTTCTAGTATAACTATAATTAGCAAAGAGACATTAACCGAATAAAAATAAATATTCATTATTAGTATATAAGGAACAGTAAAAAAATCCTTTTTTATTAATGAAAAATTTTATATGAATTTAATCTTAAATAAGAAAAATGAAGAAAATATACAGATATCGTAAATAAATTTATTCTGTTATAATTTTATTTATGATATCTGGGTCTATGTCTATATCAAATTTTCTAGCAAAAAGTTTAGTAGAATTTTTTAATTTTGAATAATCATCCATAGTTAAAATTTTAGGATTAGGATTTCCCTCTGACCAGTCGATATATACTGTATTTTCCCCTACCACCTTATCTTTAAAGGGGGAGTTCATAAGTAATGTCTGGATAAAATGTTCATCGGAGCAGGTGGTAGACTTGAATCCTTCTATTAATCTATTGTCTACGCTGTCTAAGATATATTCTACAGCATTATTTGTTATGGTGAACCAAGAGGAACCCATATAGATATCCAGATTTTTAAAAAAAGATTTTTTTATATTTAATAAATTTTGCAATTTTATAGAGACACTGTTTAGTTTGTTCAGAGGAAAGTTACGGATAGATCTACTCTCACTCCACGGGCTGTATCTTAAAAGCCTCCAGCTGTAGTTTTTATAGTTAGGGGCGATATGGATAAATTCCCGGTGGACATCTTCCGATAAAAAACTTATAATCTCTGAATGAGACTTGATAGGGAGATCCTGTCCGCTTAGAAGGGTAATGTAGTCATAGTTTTTATTTCTGACAGCTTGGAGTAAATTTAATGTAGCTTTTACCTGGGAAAAACCGGACCAGTTGACAGAAACTCTATCTGAAATAATAAAAACATTATCTAGAGAGAGATAATGATCCTTTAACTGTTGATATAAATAATTATTTTTTAAGTCAATATGAAGATAGACATCTGAATTTTTTGATAGAATATCTATTAAAAGACTTAGTTGTTTGAAGCCCTTATGGGCCTGGATGATATATGCTAATTTCATAATAAAATCTCCTGAGGGTAAATTAGATAAATGTTAGTATAATATATTATACTAATATTTTTTTTAAAATCAAAACTATTAAATGACAACTTTTATCTGAGGTCTATACATTTAAAATAAAGAAAAAATCTGGTTCTTAACAAGGTTTTGATTGTCGCAAATATTGAGAAAATAATAAATTTTGGCATCATTGAGTGCTTTTTAAAAGGAGATAAATTTATGATAAAGAAATTTTTTACATTTGCAGCAGGGAATTGGCTGGGAATACTTTTCGGAATAATGACCACCCCTATCCTCACAAGAATACTGACACCAGAGGAATTCGGACAGGCGGCTATGTATTTACTGGTAATAAATACCATAGGTCCCATGCTGTTATTGGGGACGGTGGATACCTATAGTCGTTTTTTTTATGAGGAGACCAGGGAACTTCGTGGGAATCTCCTGCATAATACAATAAAATATCCACTGATCTTAACAGGGATAGTTGGGATAATCGGGTTATTTTCCTATAGATGGATAGGAGAATTTTTATTCAAAGACCCGGATTTTTCTGTAGTTTTGGTTCTGGTACTTGCTCTATTTTTTCACCATCTCCAGCTCTTTACCGACTATGTATTGAGATTGAATGAATCTTATAAATTATATTCAGTTTTTACTTTCTCCCGGAAGTTTTTTGAGTTTGTATTGGTGATTATTTTATACTATATAATGGGGAAAACCTATAAGATTGTTATATATTCCGGATTTTTATCCATAGTCCTTACGGTTATACTGGGGATTGGATTAAATTTGAAATCATGGAAAAAAGGTCGTGGAACTCCAAGACACAGTCAGGCAGAAATTATGAAATATTCATTTCCCCTTCTACTGAATAAGATGGTAATCTGGCTCTTCTTTTCCTTTGACCAGATAGCTATAAAATTATGGAGTAACTACGGAGAGTTAGGAGTATATAGTGCCGCTCTGAAATTGATGGCCATCCTGACAATACTCCAGGGAACCATCTCATCCTTTATAGTGCCGAGGCAGTTAAAAAGGTATGAAGAGAATCCAGAGGATCAATCATATTTTACTAAAACCTCAATGGTAATAACAGGGGTGATGTTTGGAATAGCCGT
Encoded here:
- a CDS encoding oligosaccharide flippase family protein codes for the protein MIKKFFTFAAGNWLGILFGIMTTPILTRILTPEEFGQAAMYLLVINTIGPMLLLGTVDTYSRFFYEETRELRGNLLHNTIKYPLILTGIVGIIGLFSYRWIGEFLFKDPDFSVVLVLVLALFFHHLQLFTDYVLRLNESYKLYSVFTFSRKFFEFVLVIILYYIMGKTYKIVIYSGFLSIVLTVILGIGLNLKSWKKGRGTPRHSQAEIMKYSFPLLLNKMVIWLFFSFDQIAIKLWSNYGELGVYSAALKLMAILTILQGTISSFIVPRQLKRYEENPEDQSYFTKTSMVITGVMFGIAVSTMIFRDLAHIVLGDSYRKAIYVIPILTMAPVLNCMSEVLSQGINFAKKPKWHFIAGLVASLINIGLNFILVPKYGAKGAAIATAIAWIGFFVVKLKVSMKYYYYEYDRNKIILGLVFLLVMGIYLAFNDGNIKSYTALFVSLGILGVYYGKKVLAFRKS
- a CDS encoding 3'-5' exonuclease, whose translation is MKILWYDTETTGLTENSAMFQISGVIEVEGEVKEEFDIFCHPHEGADISEQALEVTGVSREKLDGFQSPKKAYEELIEIFSKYIDKFDREDKFIIAGQNVKFDIDVLNRFFKRNNDNYLGSFLNYKQVFDTLSVYTALEIADVVPKLENHKLETICKIMGVELSNAHNSLADIKATKEVGDKLLQGLRRIKKQKIKL
- a CDS encoding beta-1,6-N-acetylglucosaminyltransferase is translated as MKLAYIIQAHKGFKQLSLLIDILSKNSDVYLHIDLKNNYLYQQLKDHYLSLDNVFIISDRVSVNWSGFSQVKATLNLLQAVRNKNYDYITLLSGQDLPIKSHSEIISFLSEDVHREFIHIAPNYKNYSWRLLRYSPWSESRSIRNFPLNKLNSVSIKLQNLLNIKKSFFKNLDIYMGSSWFTITNNAVEYILDSVDNRLIEGFKSTTCSDEHFIQTLLMNSPFKDKVVGENTVYIDWSEGNPNPKILTMDDYSKLKNSTKLFARKFDIDIDPDIINKIITE
- a CDS encoding MBL fold metallo-hydrolase, with protein sequence MVEEIYRNIWKIEVPLPKSPLKFLNAYVVVGEKRNLLIDTGFNRQECKDALSKGLEKIGISMDQTDIFITHLHSDHSGLVSDFIKKGRKVYCSKKDALDINILRDFNSWKNKFIGAEKLGFPENLDEYFDRHPGFKFNNTRDVEFSYVEDKEVIQIGEYSLQCISTPGHTQGIMCLYEKDHRLLFSGDHILERITPNISVWSMESNALGDYMNSLEKIKKLNVDKVFPSHRKLFDHCHRRIDKLIEHHHERLMEIEEILAKKSLQSPYEVASQMKWDIKFTNWDDLPHVQRWFATGEAMAHLVYLYNLKKISLSDNKYYEFSNV